The window GTTCATGCAGATCGGCGTGATCCACGTGAACGCCGCGAGTTTGCCTTTGCCCACGTCGGTGAGGAAGCGCTGCTGCGGCGTGACGACCTTTGCCCAATCCGGTCCGTCGTAGATATGCTCGACCGCCTGATATCCCGACCAGAGCGCTCCGCTCGACGGATCGCCGTATCGGCTCGTATAGAAACGCCAATCGAGCCCGGCCGCATCGAGCTCGTCGCCGAGCGTCTGATAGTCGAAGCAGGGCGGCTGATTGGGGCTCTGGACCTTTCGAGCCTGCGTGATCGTCGCGACGAGGTCGTAGGAGTTTCCGCCGCAGCCCCACTGGCCGAGCGGCACGTTGACGCTCGAGTCCGCCTGCGCGGCGATGATGTATTGATGGGCCACGAAACTCTCGTCGAGCTGCGATGCGAAGGTGCGATCGGAGAGCACCCATTCGTGCGCCATGTCGAAGTACGGCTTCGTCTCGGAGTGCGGAACGTAGACGTACATCGGATACTTGACGCCGCGCGGCCCGTCGAACACCTCTTCCTTGTCGAAGCCGTCCATCGCGCAGTGGCGTCCGGGCGTGGTGCCGTGGCAGTCTTCGAACATCGCGTGTGCCGAATGATCGAGCTCGTATTTCGTAGCGAGGCTCACGGAGCGCAGAACGATCTTGCCGCCCTTGGAGTCTTTTCCGCTCGAGACGGTGTCTGCGCCCGGGTAGCCCTGGAAGAGATCGTCGAAGCTCCGGTTCTCTTGAACGACGTAGACGACGTGTTTGATCTTTCCCGCGCCGGTCGCATGGGATCGCGCGGCGCCGTCGCTCGCAGGGAGCGGGATCGGCGCGCGTACGTTCGGCGAGCATGCGGCGAAGA is drawn from Candidatus Binatia bacterium and contains these coding sequences:
- a CDS encoding alkaline phosphatase family protein translates to MAASCVSHRWAIFAFASLFAACSPNVRAPIPLPASDGAARSHATGAGKIKHVVYVVQENRSFDDLFQGYPGADTVSSGKDSKGGKIVLRSVSLATKYELDHSAHAMFEDCHGTTPGRHCAMDGFDKEEVFDGPRGVKYPMYVYVPHSETKPYFDMAHEWVLSDRTFASQLDESFVAHQYIIAAQADSSVNVPLGQWGCGGNSYDLVATITQARKVQSPNQPPCFDYQTLGDELDAAGLDWRFYTSRYGDPSSGALWSGYQAVEHIYDGPDWAKVVTPQQRFLTDVGKGKLAAFTWITPICMNSDHPDCGGGDGPSWVTSIVNAVGKSKFWNDTAIFVQWDDWGGLYDHVPPPYKNYDSLGFRVPLLVISPYAKAGYVSHVQYETASVLRFAEDLFGLAQLSAADRRATSPAGDCFDFTQRPRTFVPIKAPKEPSYFFHQPLDLRPPDSG